The following proteins come from a genomic window of Paenibacillus sp. CAA11:
- a CDS encoding beta-galactosidase: protein MSRPVIILCDPGFPAEGTLPEEALLRGMGTVVRAEGLAEALSSAASAAGGTFVNLHAPYFPKQAWTAILSFLKQGGGLLSIGGAPFKFPVRREQEGWKVEAEQTAYHQELYIHEALRVDSRKVAALAASETIPLLAGQEELFPVSDTWNLIPHTTRDADLPQQMGSAGTMSTQIYPLLTGISADGREIAAPVVLWENSRGVFKGSRWLFVHLPLPLGFWSEEGLQALGKWITYCAKGVTELSLKPNYASYEPGERPLLTLQTERLTRQEHPAGPAEKWSFNLTVEPENNGRPAWNHRFHTLVSSEQSYMRISVPLEVESGFHRITCRAEAPDGEVRILRQGFWGHDARLLAEGEPVRAGRDYFVKEGRPLPIVGMTYMASDVARKFLFLPNADVWDRDMDRMAKAGINWIRTGVWTAYRNIMQVDGHASEEVLRAIDAFLLTAKKHGLQVTFTFFSFTPETWEGVNPYLDPHSVEAQKRFIRSIVSRHTASTHVDWDLINEPSMFDPPRIFSYGPRSARDGFEKEAYIRWIKERHGMIELLQERWNMSPQQLPDFGSVEIPEAEEINFDIQDMRDGKKGTRWLDYCLFSMEMHNVWAKQLTAAIKDLSPDQLVTVGQDEALGAQRPSPFFYEQAVDYTTVHSWWFNDYLVWDSVFAKTPNKPCVAQETGIMYVETPDGRAKRTEAELKSLLERKYAYAFSTGGAGAIQWIWNTNFYMNNANESHIGALRADGTEKPEAEVSYDFGHFIREARDLFTGRQLEDIAVIFPYSNDFSNRSLAFAATTRLIRVLSYQLKLPLRAASEYHLEALREHPAKLILLPSVHNMDDAAMAELLEIVKSTGATLLATGPLGLDAYWHPSDRVDELLGKRKLGNVRREEMLILAGKELPVSFGHRRIAELAKEVPAESEGPAQEGEPTAKQALMDQVVELQLGAGRLIWSPLPVELNDRDEPIAELYRYAASRAGVRCELEWIQGGELPGIYGQKLSMDRGSLYVFVSEYAWDAEVEVKDRTTGTVYRFLLERERSVLFTADLKGGLLSVYRPHEVTVHEGRN, encoded by the coding sequence ATGAGCCGCCCGGTGATCATCCTCTGCGACCCTGGTTTTCCTGCGGAAGGAACGCTCCCTGAGGAAGCGCTCCTTCGAGGAATGGGCACCGTGGTTCGGGCGGAGGGACTTGCGGAAGCTCTAAGCTCGGCAGCCTCGGCAGCTGGCGGGACGTTTGTGAATTTGCACGCTCCCTATTTCCCTAAGCAAGCATGGACAGCCATTCTCAGCTTCCTGAAGCAAGGCGGCGGGCTCTTGAGTATTGGCGGAGCTCCTTTCAAGTTTCCGGTGCGCCGTGAACAGGAAGGGTGGAAGGTCGAAGCGGAACAGACGGCCTACCATCAGGAGCTGTACATCCATGAGGCTCTGCGTGTGGACAGCCGCAAGGTTGCCGCTCTCGCGGCGTCCGAGACGATTCCGCTGTTGGCTGGGCAGGAGGAGCTGTTTCCTGTGTCCGATACTTGGAACCTGATTCCACATACGACCCGGGATGCCGATCTGCCCCAGCAGATGGGATCTGCCGGCACGATGAGCACACAGATTTACCCGTTGCTCACTGGCATTAGTGCAGACGGACGCGAGATCGCTGCCCCGGTCGTGCTCTGGGAGAATTCCCGGGGCGTCTTCAAGGGCTCACGCTGGCTGTTCGTCCATCTCCCCTTGCCCTTGGGCTTCTGGAGTGAAGAGGGGCTCCAGGCGCTGGGGAAGTGGATCACTTATTGTGCCAAAGGGGTTACCGAACTGTCGCTGAAGCCGAACTATGCCAGCTATGAGCCGGGAGAGCGCCCGCTGCTTACCCTGCAGACCGAACGGCTGACGCGGCAGGAGCATCCTGCGGGTCCTGCGGAGAAGTGGTCCTTCAATCTGACGGTGGAGCCGGAGAACAACGGCAGACCAGCCTGGAACCATCGCTTCCATACGCTGGTATCCAGCGAGCAGAGTTATATGCGGATTTCGGTGCCGCTGGAGGTGGAGAGCGGATTCCATCGTATTACCTGCCGGGCAGAAGCTCCGGATGGTGAGGTACGCATTCTTCGCCAGGGCTTCTGGGGTCATGATGCCCGTCTGTTGGCCGAAGGCGAGCCGGTTCGCGCAGGGCGGGATTATTTTGTGAAGGAGGGCCGTCCTTTGCCAATTGTGGGCATGACCTATATGGCATCGGACGTCGCCCGCAAGTTCCTGTTCCTGCCGAATGCGGATGTATGGGATCGGGATATGGACCGGATGGCCAAGGCCGGCATCAACTGGATTCGCACAGGGGTGTGGACCGCCTACCGCAATATCATGCAGGTGGATGGGCATGCCTCGGAAGAAGTGCTGCGTGCCATTGATGCCTTCTTGCTGACGGCGAAGAAGCATGGCCTGCAGGTGACCTTCACCTTCTTCTCCTTTACGCCGGAGACGTGGGAAGGCGTGAATCCTTATCTTGATCCGCACAGCGTGGAAGCGCAGAAGCGGTTCATCCGCTCGATCGTCAGCAGGCACACGGCGTCCACCCATGTGGACTGGGACCTGATTAACGAGCCTTCTATGTTCGATCCACCCCGGATTTTCTCGTACGGTCCGCGCTCAGCCCGCGATGGGTTCGAGAAGGAGGCCTATATCCGCTGGATTAAGGAGCGGCATGGCATGATTGAACTTCTCCAGGAACGCTGGAATATGTCGCCGCAGCAGCTGCCGGACTTTGGGTCTGTGGAGATTCCTGAGGCGGAGGAGATCAACTTTGATATCCAGGACATGCGTGACGGGAAAAAGGGGACGCGCTGGCTTGATTACTGCCTGTTTTCCATGGAAATGCACAATGTCTGGGCCAAGCAGCTGACGGCAGCGATCAAGGACCTGAGCCCGGATCAGCTGGTTACGGTGGGACAGGATGAAGCGCTTGGAGCACAGCGGCCTTCCCCGTTCTTCTATGAACAGGCCGTTGATTACACCACGGTGCATTCCTGGTGGTTCAATGATTATCTTGTCTGGGACAGCGTCTTCGCCAAGACGCCGAATAAGCCATGTGTTGCCCAAGAAACCGGCATTATGTACGTGGAGACGCCTGATGGCCGGGCCAAACGGACGGAAGCGGAGTTGAAGTCGCTCTTGGAGCGCAAATATGCGTATGCGTTCTCCACCGGCGGGGCGGGAGCGATTCAGTGGATCTGGAATACGAATTTCTATATGAACAATGCCAATGAATCGCATATCGGCGCACTGCGTGCGGATGGGACCGAGAAGCCGGAGGCAGAGGTCTCCTATGATTTTGGACATTTTATCCGCGAGGCTCGCGATTTGTTCACCGGACGCCAGTTGGAGGATATTGCGGTGATCTTCCCTTATTCGAACGACTTCTCGAACCGTTCGTTGGCCTTTGCCGCGACCACGCGGCTAATCCGGGTGCTGTCCTATCAGCTGAAGCTGCCGCTGCGGGCGGCCTCGGAGTATCATCTTGAGGCGCTTAGGGAACATCCCGCAAAGCTCATCCTGCTGCCGAGCGTACATAACATGGACGATGCGGCGATGGCTGAGCTGCTGGAAATCGTGAAATCAACGGGGGCAACGCTGCTGGCAACAGGACCGCTGGGCCTTGATGCCTACTGGCATCCGTCGGACCGTGTAGATGAACTCCTGGGCAAGCGGAAGTTGGGCAATGTCCGGCGTGAGGAGATGCTGATCCTTGCTGGCAAAGAGCTGCCCGTCTCCTTCGGTCATCGCCGGATTGCTGAGCTGGCCAAGGAGGTGCCGGCTGAATCTGAAGGGCCTGCCCAGGAAGGTGAGCCCACCGCGAAGCAAGCGCTCATGGACCAGGTGGTAGAGCTGCAGCTGGGCGCTGGGCGCCTGATTTGGAGCCCGCTGCCGGTGGAGCTGAACGACCGCGATGAGCCGATTGCCGAGCTGTACCGCTATGCGGCCAGCCGCGCGGGAGTTCGTTGCGAGCTGGAGTGGATTCAAGGCGGCGAGCTGCCGGGCATTTATGGTCAGAAGCTGAGCATGGATCGCGGCAGCCTGTATGTGTTCGTCTCCGAATATGCCTGGGACGCGGAGGTAGAAGTGAAGGACCGAACTACCGGGACGGTGTACCGTTTTCTGCTGGAGCGGGAGCGGAGCGTCTTGTTCACCGCCGACCTTAAGGGAGGCCTGCTGTCTGTGTACCGCCCGCATGAGGTAACCGTTCATGAAGGGCGGAACTAA
- a CDS encoding radical SAM/SPASM domain-containing protein codes for MKNDQYSVFNDYFQHNLISDMDEKLLTDLKRGGFVVEDNIDEIELIKLNLMSSRYSTEHLGLTIATTINCNLGCTYCYEKDNKNAFKMSDEVHQAIINFVRSRANTISTLGITWYGGEPLIGMDTIRYLSKEFMSICEEHNIEYNAGIITNGYLLTPKIAEELKNYKVNFAQITIDGPEHIHDQRRPLIGGQPTFKKILQNTKEASNILNSISIRINTDETNKMELDSLLDVLEEYNLKEKTVVYLGHVHNSNECYSTNMCLTTESYSHTGYEFDKKAANRGFNTGHISTPSPQGSFCTADSNSSFVIDPEGFIYQCWVDIGNKEEAVGNLVNLEHLGNTAKLLDYLMYEPFEDPMCRDCKYLPVCMGGCPHSRLHHTVDRCTNYKYIMEKKLLDYADFTISNRELVKS; via the coding sequence ATGAAGAATGACCAATACTCCGTTTTTAATGATTACTTTCAGCATAATTTGATTTCAGATATGGATGAGAAACTTCTTACTGATTTAAAACGTGGGGGATTTGTTGTTGAAGACAACATCGATGAAATCGAGCTCATTAAGTTAAACTTAATGTCTAGCAGATATTCAACAGAACATCTCGGCTTAACGATCGCCACCACTATCAATTGCAACCTCGGCTGTACATACTGCTATGAGAAAGACAACAAAAATGCCTTCAAAATGAGCGATGAAGTCCATCAAGCCATTATTAATTTTGTTAGAAGCAGAGCAAATACAATTTCCACTTTAGGTATTACGTGGTACGGGGGGGAACCCCTAATTGGAATGGATACTATTAGGTATCTATCCAAGGAGTTCATGTCAATCTGTGAAGAACATAACATCGAATACAACGCAGGAATTATCACTAATGGTTATCTACTAACTCCAAAAATTGCTGAAGAGCTAAAAAACTATAAAGTAAATTTTGCTCAAATTACGATAGATGGACCAGAGCATATTCATGATCAACGCCGTCCCCTGATTGGTGGGCAACCTACATTCAAGAAAATACTCCAAAATACTAAAGAGGCTTCGAATATTCTGAATTCCATATCCATTCGGATCAATACAGATGAGACCAACAAAATGGAACTAGACAGCCTGCTCGATGTATTAGAGGAATATAACCTCAAAGAAAAAACCGTAGTCTACCTGGGGCATGTCCATAATTCTAACGAGTGCTATTCAACCAACATGTGCTTGACAACTGAATCCTATTCTCATACAGGATATGAATTTGATAAAAAGGCCGCTAACCGTGGCTTCAATACAGGTCATATTTCAACTCCAAGTCCACAAGGCTCATTTTGTACTGCCGATTCTAACTCCTCATTCGTAATTGACCCAGAGGGATTTATTTATCAGTGTTGGGTGGATATTGGAAACAAAGAAGAGGCCGTAGGTAACTTAGTCAATTTAGAGCATTTGGGCAATACTGCGAAACTTCTTGATTATCTAATGTATGAGCCTTTTGAGGATCCAATGTGCCGGGACTGCAAATATCTACCCGTTTGTATGGGAGGATGCCCTCACTCTAGACTTCACCATACAGTAGATCGTTGCACAAACTACAAATACATTATGGAGAAAAAGCTACTTGATTACGCAGACTTCACAATATCGAATAGAGAGCTCGTGAAATCTTGA
- a CDS encoding S41 family peptidase has translation MSTKQAEGQLTTEQKLEDFEYMYKIIEENYPFLAVNKRMNNVDWLANKSVYWDRIKMTRSDQGFQRTIKQILKELNNGHTSALNTLAFQKYKNIYSESAKQGQSLQPWLDVFLQPKVLSRYTDASTSELKSSVDSEPSINTATATTEIIKDGKVAYIRIPTLDHNQIKPDIEIIQPFLEKVRNYQTLIIDIRGNSGGDSAYWSEYVVPMLSNTTIKYHWYLAFRGGKYSIPFIEAKYQRSFNQMHPISQLQQEKLPNLPPEILTDFTRYIKEERQIKPKQSVHFTGHIYLLVDRVVYSSSDMWANFAKQTGWATLVGESTGGDGLGWDPAMFYLPNSGIVIRLPLALGLRADGAIEDEVTVTPSILVTGSPEKDLTNDSAVLAVLKAEAERLKK, from the coding sequence GTGTCTACCAAGCAAGCCGAAGGCCAGCTCACCACCGAGCAGAAGCTTGAGGACTTCGAGTACATGTACAAGATTATTGAAGAGAATTATCCGTTTCTTGCTGTTAATAAAAGAATGAACAACGTAGATTGGCTAGCTAACAAATCAGTTTATTGGGATAGGATTAAAATGACAAGAAGTGACCAGGGCTTCCAACGCACCATAAAGCAAATTTTGAAGGAATTGAACAACGGACATACTAGCGCATTGAATACCCTTGCCTTTCAGAAGTATAAAAATATATACAGTGAATCCGCAAAGCAAGGTCAGAGCCTTCAGCCTTGGCTTGATGTATTTTTACAGCCAAAAGTGTTATCCAGATATACTGATGCAAGTACTTCAGAACTTAAATCTTCAGTGGATTCAGAACCCTCAATAAATACAGCTACGGCAACAACAGAAATTATTAAAGACGGGAAAGTCGCCTATATTAGAATACCTACGCTGGATCACAATCAAATCAAACCCGATATCGAGATCATTCAGCCTTTCTTGGAAAAAGTTCGTAACTATCAGACTCTAATCATCGATATTAGAGGTAATAGCGGCGGGGATAGTGCCTATTGGAGTGAATACGTAGTGCCTATGCTCTCAAACACCACGATCAAGTATCACTGGTACTTAGCATTTCGCGGAGGCAAGTACTCTATCCCTTTTATTGAGGCAAAATACCAAAGGAGCTTCAATCAGATGCATCCAATTTCTCAACTCCAACAAGAAAAGTTACCTAATCTACCGCCTGAGATCCTTACCGACTTCACCCGATATATAAAAGAAGAGCGTCAAATTAAGCCGAAGCAGTCTGTTCACTTTACAGGTCATATCTATTTATTAGTAGATCGAGTAGTCTACTCCTCCTCTGATATGTGGGCTAATTTTGCTAAACAGACAGGATGGGCTACACTTGTCGGGGAAAGTACGGGCGGGGATGGACTTGGCTGGGACCCTGCTATGTTCTATTTACCTAATAGTGGTATCGTGATTCGATTGCCATTAGCTCTTGGTCTCAGAGCCGACGGAGCCATCGAAGATGAAGTTACAGTGACGCCCTCTATTCTCGTGACAGGTTCCCCTGAGAAAGACCTCACGAACGATTCCGCCGTGCTTGCTGTACTAAAGGCAGAGGCAGAGCGGTTGAAGAAATAA
- a CDS encoding thioredoxin family protein, translating to MPLLEITEPQLLQILDETSVDNRQAVLFYTAFCGTCKLGERMLEIVEATGKSMPISKININYAPQLREKWKIASVPCLVVLEGEEPAMQEYAMRSVDHLYALLQA from the coding sequence ATGCCACTATTAGAAATAACAGAACCGCAGCTGCTTCAAATTTTGGATGAAACTTCAGTTGATAATCGCCAGGCTGTGCTCTTCTATACCGCTTTCTGTGGAACGTGCAAGCTGGGAGAGCGTATGCTGGAAATCGTTGAAGCCACAGGCAAATCCATGCCGATCAGCAAGATTAACATCAACTACGCTCCGCAGCTTCGAGAGAAATGGAAGATTGCAAGCGTGCCTTGTCTTGTGGTCCTTGAAGGGGAGGAGCCCGCCATGCAGGAGTATGCGATGCGGTCTGTAGATCATTTATACGCTCTTCTCCAAGCGTAA
- a CDS encoding ATP-binding cassette domain-containing protein — MTLHRVFYCYFMKHKCRVGFLFIVTLISTLAGTLVLPLLTGKFIDTLTTTPIYKSVFKILALIIFFNIFNMIIGFVSNIFYAVTNTKIALDVILDTTKHIQSSSVEYSGNLDSAFTTEQINRDSNSIVSFLLEFLMNGSTKVITFIATAVLLFKINVVIFLIFLISLPIYVFIYITFKDKIYTVSLEFKNQQSAFFSEMNRQLMNIDSIKLNSWASILHMDAQSATSSFFKSFLKNIKVINLFSTTNSFMIMLTNLICLFIGGIGVIEGKITLGQLTMITSYFNITVGSLQYFLNFIQSYQEINVSLLRMTQHWQVEEETFKDTTVNYIQQISIKELSFSYNQNQKLIHSFSYTFDQGFLYSIIGRNGTGKSSLIKILAGLYTGHNNCIYYNGIPLTDLNVDLLRKLKLAIVVQDPLIMENSLFKNVTYGLDMKKVDTEKYSTYVTMFGLEQAANKNSSDKLSLSGGERQKSAIIRALLKEPDVLIMDEPTSMLDDHSVQVLLHTLRELRSKMIIIIVTHDSRIINESDRVINLSPVEMLIES, encoded by the coding sequence ATGACTTTACATCGTGTTTTTTATTGTTACTTTATGAAACACAAATGCAGAGTAGGATTTCTCTTTATAGTTACCTTAATATCTACTCTAGCGGGAACATTAGTACTTCCATTGCTCACCGGTAAGTTTATTGACACCTTAACGACAACACCTATATATAAATCTGTATTCAAAATTTTGGCCCTTATTATCTTCTTCAATATCTTTAACATGATTATTGGCTTTGTTAGTAATATTTTTTACGCTGTAACTAATACCAAAATCGCCTTAGATGTAATTCTAGACACAACAAAACATATTCAATCATCCTCCGTGGAGTATTCAGGCAATCTTGATTCTGCATTTACCACTGAACAAATTAATCGCGACAGCAACTCTATAGTTTCCTTCCTGCTAGAGTTTTTAATGAATGGTAGTACAAAAGTCATCACTTTTATAGCTACTGCAGTTTTATTATTCAAAATAAACGTAGTCATATTTCTTATTTTTCTAATCAGTTTGCCTATCTATGTGTTTATCTATATAACGTTCAAAGACAAAATTTATACCGTCTCTCTAGAATTCAAGAATCAACAATCCGCTTTCTTCTCAGAAATGAACAGACAACTAATGAATATTGACTCAATCAAACTAAACTCCTGGGCTTCAATTTTGCATATGGACGCTCAGTCCGCCACAAGTTCTTTCTTCAAGTCATTCCTAAAAAACATCAAAGTTATCAATTTATTCTCTACAACCAACTCTTTTATGATTATGCTGACCAACTTAATCTGTCTTTTTATTGGTGGTATAGGTGTTATTGAAGGGAAAATTACACTTGGTCAACTGACAATGATAACTTCTTATTTTAATATTACAGTAGGATCTCTCCAGTATTTTCTTAACTTCATTCAATCTTATCAAGAAATTAATGTTTCATTACTTAGAATGACACAGCATTGGCAAGTTGAAGAAGAGACATTCAAGGATACAACAGTTAACTATATCCAACAAATATCAATTAAAGAGCTATCATTCTCCTATAATCAAAATCAGAAATTAATTCATAGCTTTAGTTATACTTTTGACCAAGGTTTTTTGTACTCCATAATAGGTAGGAATGGAACCGGTAAATCAAGCCTCATCAAAATACTCGCCGGATTATATACAGGTCATAACAACTGTATTTACTATAACGGCATACCTTTGACTGATCTAAATGTGGATTTGTTGCGAAAACTTAAACTTGCCATTGTAGTACAAGATCCCTTGATAATGGAAAATAGCCTATTCAAAAATGTTACCTATGGTCTGGATATGAAAAAAGTAGATACAGAAAAGTATTCTACTTATGTTACAATGTTCGGGCTAGAACAAGCTGCTAATAAAAACAGTTCTGATAAACTATCTTTATCTGGAGGAGAGCGACAAAAATCAGCTATCATTCGTGCGTTACTAAAGGAGCCCGATGTTCTGATCATGGATGAGCCTACTTCCATGTTGGATGACCATAGTGTTCAAGTACTACTTCACACTCTTAGAGAATTAAGATCAAAGATGATCATTATCATCGTCACCCACGATTCAAGAATAATTAACGAGAGTGATCGGGTGATCAATCTATCTCCTGTAGAAATGCTTATAGAAAGTTAG
- a CDS encoding alpha-mannosidase has protein sequence MSKKRTAHIISHTHWDREWYLPYEKHHVRLVSLVDALLDKLDEGSEFKSFYLDGQTIILEDYLQVRPEQKERLEKYIREGRIFIGPWYILQDAFLTSSEANVRNMQVGHKDAARYGQPAKVGYFPDTFGLTGQTPQLMLQSGITNAIFGRGVKPTGFNNTVSDGGFESSFSELIWEGPDGSKVLGILFANWYSNGNEVPVNAEEAKVYWERKLADAEKYTSTPELLFMNGVDHQPVQLDLPEAIRTAEELYPDTRFIHSNFADYLSSVERAIDRELSTVKGELRSQRTDGWGTLVNTASARIYLKQMNQLGQALLEKVAEPLASFAHLLGRDYPHHLFTYAWKTLMQNHPHDSICGCSVDEVHREMVTRFDKSRHVAEAIIDDSMRTLAEAVNTKVFTEYGEDAIPVVAFNTSGWERSGVITLELDAERLYFREGHTLEETARRMNAVDVSGYVLVDEEGNSIASQLEDLGLQFGYDLPDDKFRQPYMCRRIRLTFEAEQVPALGLKTYALVRGVPVPKAASLLSGKRRMENELLKVEITADGSFSVTDKKTGHTYRDLGVYENVGDIGNEYMFRQPEGEPVLTTQGLKAKIQVLEDSPYRASFEIVHHWEIPASADATLDREQRELVYYPHRKAQRSTEKVTLVIRTVVSLSRRGRGVEIESSFNNTAKDHRIRMLFPTDLRADDHQVDSMFEVVRRNNVPAAEWENPSNTQHQQAFVDVSEARKAGLTVANLGLNEYEVLRDGRNTIAITLLRAVGELGDWGLFPTPEAQCLGEHTVRLEVIPHDGDGIASGAFAEGYQFQIPWIAVQTGVHDGPVPTQFAPLSWESRELAFSSLKMNEETGDLHLRWYNMCGQETELTLSSGIEHRAFHKSNILEVPGEKLTANAAGGLSLPVKPYEIITVRIER, from the coding sequence ATGAGCAAGAAAAGAACGGCGCATATTATTTCCCATACGCACTGGGACCGGGAATGGTATCTGCCCTATGAGAAGCATCATGTCCGGCTGGTCAGCCTGGTTGATGCTCTGCTGGATAAGCTGGACGAGGGTTCGGAGTTCAAAAGTTTCTACCTTGATGGGCAGACCATCATCTTGGAGGACTACCTGCAGGTCCGGCCGGAGCAGAAGGAGCGCCTGGAGAAATACATACGTGAAGGCCGGATCTTCATCGGGCCTTGGTACATTTTGCAGGATGCTTTCCTCACCAGCAGTGAGGCCAATGTGCGGAATATGCAGGTAGGGCATAAGGATGCCGCCCGCTACGGCCAGCCTGCGAAGGTCGGTTATTTTCCGGATACGTTCGGTCTGACTGGTCAGACCCCGCAGCTGATGCTGCAGTCGGGGATTACCAACGCCATCTTTGGCCGCGGGGTGAAGCCTACCGGGTTTAATAACACTGTCTCGGACGGCGGGTTTGAGTCCTCCTTCTCCGAGCTGATCTGGGAAGGCCCGGATGGCTCGAAGGTGCTGGGGATTCTGTTCGCGAATTGGTATTCCAACGGCAATGAAGTTCCGGTGAATGCCGAGGAAGCGAAGGTCTATTGGGAGCGGAAGCTGGCGGATGCGGAAAAATACACTTCTACGCCTGAGCTTCTCTTCATGAACGGGGTGGATCATCAGCCGGTTCAGCTCGATCTGCCGGAGGCGATCCGCACGGCGGAAGAGCTGTACCCGGACACCCGGTTCATCCATTCTAATTTTGCCGATTATCTGAGCTCGGTAGAGCGGGCGATAGATCGTGAGCTGTCCACGGTGAAGGGCGAGCTGCGCAGTCAGCGCACAGATGGTTGGGGTACGCTTGTGAATACCGCATCGGCGCGCATCTATCTGAAGCAGATGAACCAGCTGGGCCAGGCGCTCCTTGAGAAGGTGGCGGAGCCGCTGGCTTCCTTCGCGCATCTGCTGGGGCGGGATTACCCGCACCATCTGTTCACCTATGCTTGGAAGACGCTAATGCAGAACCATCCGCATGACAGCATCTGCGGCTGTAGCGTCGATGAGGTGCACCGCGAGATGGTGACCCGGTTCGATAAGAGCCGTCATGTCGCGGAGGCCATTATCGACGACAGTATGCGGACCTTGGCAGAGGCTGTGAATACCAAAGTCTTCACGGAATACGGTGAAGATGCGATTCCGGTCGTCGCCTTCAATACGTCCGGTTGGGAGCGGAGCGGTGTCATTACGCTGGAGCTGGATGCCGAGCGCCTGTATTTCCGTGAGGGGCATACGCTGGAAGAGACCGCACGTCGGATGAACGCCGTTGATGTGAGCGGCTATGTGTTGGTGGATGAAGAAGGGAACTCGATCGCGAGTCAGTTGGAGGATCTGGGCCTGCAATTCGGCTACGATCTTCCCGACGACAAGTTCCGTCAGCCCTATATGTGCCGCCGAATCCGCTTGACGTTCGAGGCTGAGCAGGTGCCTGCACTTGGCTTGAAGACGTATGCTTTAGTGCGGGGCGTGCCTGTGCCAAAGGCTGCTTCTCTGTTGTCCGGTAAGCGCCGAATGGAGAATGAGCTGCTGAAGGTAGAGATTACCGCAGATGGCTCCTTCTCCGTGACGGACAAGAAGACCGGCCATACTTACCGGGATTTGGGAGTCTACGAGAATGTAGGGGACATCGGCAACGAATATATGTTCAGACAGCCTGAAGGGGAACCGGTGCTGACCACACAGGGTCTGAAGGCTAAGATTCAGGTGCTGGAGGATTCGCCTTACCGTGCTTCCTTTGAGATTGTTCACCACTGGGAGATTCCAGCTTCGGCAGATGCCACGCTGGATCGTGAACAGCGAGAGCTGGTCTACTACCCGCACCGCAAAGCACAGCGCTCTACCGAAAAGGTGACGCTTGTGATTCGCACCGTAGTCTCCTTAAGCCGCAGAGGCCGAGGGGTAGAGATTGAGTCCTCTTTCAATAATACGGCGAAGGATCACCGAATCCGGATGCTGTTCCCGACCGATCTGAGGGCGGATGACCATCAGGTGGATTCGATGTTCGAGGTGGTGCGGCGGAATAATGTTCCCGCTGCCGAATGGGAGAACCCGAGCAATACACAGCACCAGCAGGCCTTCGTAGACGTGAGTGAAGCAAGGAAGGCTGGACTGACCGTAGCCAACCTTGGCCTGAACGAGTACGAAGTGCTTCGTGACGGTCGCAACACCATTGCGATTACGCTGCTTCGGGCCGTAGGCGAATTGGGGGACTGGGGGCTCTTCCCGACCCCGGAGGCGCAGTGCCTTGGCGAGCATACAGTCCGGCTGGAAGTGATTCCGCACGATGGAGACGGTATCGCCTCCGGTGCATTTGCGGAAGGCTACCAGTTCCAGATCCCTTGGATAGCCGTGCAGACCGGAGTGCATGATGGGCCTGTCCCAACTCAATTTGCACCGCTGTCCTGGGAGAGCAGAGAGCTAGCTTTCTCTTCGCTGAAGATGAATGAGGAGACGGGGGACCTGCATCTGCGCTGGTATAATATGTGCGGACAGGAGACGGAGCTCACCCTTAGCTCAGGTATTGAGCATAGGGCTTTCCACAAGAGTAATATCCTTGAGGTACCGGGTGAGAAGCTGACAGCCAATGCCGCTGGCGGACTGTCCCTACCTGTGAAGCCGTATGAAATTATTACGGTGCGTATTGAGCGCTAA